In Mytilus edulis chromosome 13, xbMytEdul2.2, whole genome shotgun sequence, a single window of DNA contains:
- the LOC139500229 gene encoding ankyrin repeat domain-containing protein 50-like yields MLLNREVDYNKCNNDGWSPVISACQNGRTETVRMLLDEGADYNACENNGVSSVMCACRYGHTEIVRMLLDIGANYNKRDNNGWSPVLSACRYGHTEIIGMLLDKGASYDTCNDTGWSPVLTACRYGHTEIVQMLLDKGADCDTGNNDGWSPVFSACRYGHKEIVRMLLDKGADYDICNNDVWSPVMIACSYGHREIVRMLLDKGADYNKRNSNGLSPVMLACIEEHAESTEIVRILLDKGAECYTCSNGGRSPITIACRIGRTEILRMLLDLGATPDRFNKDFSSPVMIACREGHRGIVRMLLDNGADCNTYDNDGRSPVMCACRNGHVEIVRMLLDNGANYDKCDNNGLSSVIYACKFGHIEKVRMLLDKGANYNKCDNDNRSPLMCACRKGHIEIIRMLLNKGADYNTCNNKGQSDLMIAPERGHSDIVSILHEHSRKETCT; encoded by the coding sequence atgttgttgAACAGAGAAGTGgattataataaatgtaacaatgatggatGGTCACCTGTCATAAGTGCTTGTCAAAATGGACGAACAGAAAcagtaaggatgttgttagacgAAGGAGCAGATTATAATGCATGTGAAAATAATGGTGTGTCATCAGTAATGTGTGCTTGTAGATATGGCCATACAGAAATAGTTCGAatgttgttagacataggagcaAATTATAATAAACGTGATAATAATGGTTGGTCACCTGTTCTTAGTGCCTGTAGATATGGACATACGGAAATAATAGGGATGTTGTTAGACAAAGGGGCATCTTATGACACATGTAACGATACTGGTTGGTCACCTGTACTTACTGCTTGTAGATATGGACACACAGAAATAGTACAGATGTTGTTAGATAAAGGGGCAGATTGTGATACAGGTAATAATGATGGATGGTCACCTGTATTTAGTGCTTGTAGATATGGACATAAAGAAATAGTTAGGATGTTGTTAGATAAAGGAGCAgattatgatatatgtaacaatgATGTTTGGTCACCTGTAATGATTGCTTGTAGTTATGGACATAgagaaatagtaaggatgttgttagacaaaggagcagattataataaacGTAACAGTAATGGATTGTCACCTGTTATGCTTGCTTGTATCGAAGAACATGCAGAATCTACAGAGATAGTTAGGATATTGTTGGACAAAGGCGCGGAATGTTATACATGTAGCAATGGTGGTCGATCACCTATTACTATTGCTTGTAGAATTGGACGTACAGAAATATTAAGGATGTTGTTAGACTTAGGAGCAACTCCTGATAGATTTAACAAAGATTTTTCGTCACCTGTTATGATTGCTTGTAGAGAGGGACATAGAGgaatagtaaggatgttgttagacaatGGAGCAGATTGTAATACATATGACAATGATGGTAGGTCACCTGTAATGTGTGCTTGTAGAAATGGACATGtagaaatagtaaggatgttgttagacaacGGAGCAAATTATGATAAATGTGATAATAATGGTTTGTCATCTGTAATATATGCTTGTAAGTTTGGACATATCGAAAAAGTAAGAATGTTATTAGACAAAGGAgcaaattataataaatgtgacaatgACAATAGGTCACCTTTAATGTGTGCTTGTAGAAAAGGACATATAGAAATAATAAGGATGTTATTAAACAAAGGAGCagattataatacatgtaacaatAAAGGCCAGTCAGATTTAATGATTGCGCCAGAAAGAGGTCATAGTGATATAGTTAGTATACTACATGAGCATTCGAGGAAAGAGACGTGTACATAA